The Vigna radiata var. radiata cultivar VC1973A chromosome 6, Vradiata_ver6, whole genome shotgun sequence DNA segment attcCCCTTTTCTATACTCTTTTTACTCCTTTCTGCagtctttctacatatttttttaaaagaagtagaatagttgtacaccctttgtacaccttgTATACACCCTTGTTACATACTTTCTACACCATTTATACACCCCTTTTACAACTTTAATAAACCCATTATAAATCCCTCGTACTCACTTTATACACATTTTGTACacccattttactttttttttcatcttcttacacccttactaaaccttttcaaccatatttctacaccctttctacatcacTTCCAACCCCTTTATATATCAATTGTGCACCCTTCTGCACCCTTTctacaaatgttttaaaaatatgtagaatgggtgtacatattttgtacaccctttatcagccctttatacaccttttggTATACCCTTTACAAACCCTTTAAACACCCTTCGTAGACCTTTTATCCAcaatttgtacaccctttatacacattttttaCACCCTTCCTACACCATTTTTACACGCTTTTATACCCCTTTTCTATACTCTTTTTACTCCTTTCTGCagtctttctacatatttttttaaaagaagtagAATAGttgtacactctttgtacaccttttatacagcctttatacaccctttctacaccctttatAAATCCTTTACAAACCCTTGGTACTCactttatacaccctttctaAATGTTTCTTCATCTTGTTACACCCTTACTAAACCATTTCAACCATATTTGTCCACCCATTCTACATCACTTCCAACCCCTTTATATATCAATTGTGCACCCTTCTGCACCCtttctacaaatattttaaaaatatgtagaatgggtgtacatactttgtacaccctttattcaccctttatacaccttttcgTACACCCTTTGTAGACCCTTTATCcaccatttgtacaccctttatacacattttttaCACCCTTTATAAACCCTATACTCACTTTATACACACTNGTACACCCTTTGTAGACCCTTTATCcaccatttgtacaccctttatacacattttttaCACCCTTTATAAACCCTATACtcactttatacacactttTTACACCCTTATATACCCCttgtaaaacatttataaacccTTTTATAAACCTTGTACtcactttatacacactttgtacatCCTTTCGACatctattttcatctttttgcACATTTACTAAACCCTTTCTACTCTATTTCTACACCATTTCTACATGACTTCCAACCCCTTTATATACCATTTGTGCACCCTTTTGCACCATTTttgcaaattttttaaaaagaggtaGAATGGCTATACACCCTTTGTTCActctttatacaccctttgtaccccttttatacaccctttatacacccctTGTACAACTTTAATAAACCCTTTATAAATCCCTCGTACTCACTTTATACACATTTtgtacacccattctacatattttttcatcttcttacacACTTACTAAACCATTTCAACCATATTTCTACGCCCTTTCTACATTACTTCCAACCCCTTTATATACCATTTGTGCACCCTTTTGCACCCTttctaacaattatttaaaaatatgtagaatgggtgtacactctttgtacaccctttattcACCCTTTATATACCTTTTGGTAAACCCTTTAAACACGCTTAAgcaccctttctacaccctttatTCACCCTTTATACACTCATTATACACATTTTGTACAAACATCCTACACTTTTTTACACCCTTTTCTACCCCCTTTCTATACCCTTTTTACTCCTTTCTGCAGccttatacatattttttaaaacgaggtagaatgggtgtacaccctttgtacaacctttatacaccctttgtacaccctttatacaacctttatacaccctttgaacaccttttatacaccctttgtacaccctttatacatctttctttatcttcttgCACCCTCACTAAACCCTTCCAACTTTCTTTCTACACCTTTTCTACATCTTTTTCAATCCCTTTATATACCATATTTGCACCCTTCTGCACCCTTTCTacgtattatttaaaaagatgtagaatgggtgtacactctttatacaccctttattaaccctttatacaccatttgaccaccctttatacaccttttaaacaccctttgtacatcctttgtacaccctttatacaccttttataTACACTTTGTACACTCTTCCTACATTATTTTTACACCCCTTTTTACCCCTTTTCTATACCATTTTTACACCTTTCTGCaacctttctacatattttttaaaaagaggtaCAATGGGcgtacactctttgtacaccctttatatacCCCttgtaaaacatttataaacccTGTATAAACCTTGTATtcactttatacacactttgtacaccctttctacatctttcttcatcttcttacacCCTTACTAAACCTCTTCAACCCtatttctacaccctttctacatcacTTCCAACCCTTTATACAGCATTTGTGCACCCTTTTGCACCCTTtctagaaattttttaaaaatatgtagaatgagtgtacactctttgtacaccctttatgcACCCTTTaaacaccctttgtacacaaTTTAtccaccctttatacaccctttatacacattTTGTACACCCTTCCTACAGAATTTTTACACCCCTTtctataccctttgtacaccctttgtacaccctttatacacccctTGTACAACTTTAATAATTCCTTTACAAATCCTTCGTACtcactttatacacactttgtacacccattctacatctttcttcatcttcttacacCCTTACTAAACCCTTTCAACCAtatttctacaccctttctacatcacTTCCAACCcctttatatatcatttatgCACCCTTCTGCACACTttctacaaattttttaaaaatatgtattatggGTGTACactctttctacaccctttatATACCTTTTGGTAAACCCTTTAGACACCCTTTaaacaccctttgtacaccctttatccACCCTTTATACATCCATTATACACATTTTGTACAACCTTCCTACACTATTTTTACACCCCTTTCTACTCCCTTTTTATACCCTTTTTACTACTTTTTGCAgcatttctacatattttttaaaaagaggtagaatgggtgtacaccttttgtacaaCCTTTATACACCCTCTGTACACCCTTTANTTTGTACAACCTTTATACACCCTCTGTACACCCTTTAaacaccttttgtacaccctttatccaccctttatacaccctttatacaaaCTTTGTACAACCGTCCTACACTATTTTACACCTCTTTTTTATACCCTTTTTACATCTTTTTGCagtctttctacatattttttaaaaagaggtgaaatgggtgtacaccctttctacatctttctttatcttcttaCACCGTTACTACACTtagtttattgatttcacttagtttattgtactagaattaatcagggaattgtgcttaattgttcagtattttcccgtttttcctaaatatgcttaatttgaccggaaattataattttaattaatttgaattttctaagctaattatttgcaattttaattgcagggaaaattttggaaacataattttgaacataatgagagttgtcacacaattcaagactctccacaaaacaAGTGTGTTTAAGAAAGAGGGCACTATggtcattttatttctttgactTATGAAAAGAGAGTGCAAACATTAATATTGGGAGGTGCATCTAGCAGAAAGTGGTGTTGTCCATGCAGGGAAGTAGCACCCACGTTGTTGCATCACGAAATAAAATGGAGGTGCATCCAGCTGATTCAACTCCACGGCCCAGCATAATTACATACCACGGTCCAGGTGGCTTGAAGAGGTGTGCTTCAATTGGTAGGGGTGACATCAAGCAAAAACAAGGTGTCACAATTTTGGATGTGCTGATGGTCTTCACGGAAGCAGATTCTCATTTTCTTGGGTGATTTTGGATAGAATTGGAGAGGGGCCCATGGAAAAAGGAGGAAGGCATATGTAGGACACGGAACCCTAGgagagaaaaatgttttttggaGAGCCGTCACCCACTGTTGAAGATTGGATGGAATTCATTTCTTGTAGTAGGTGAACGTGCAATGTAGGTTACAGgagttttcatttctttttatttgctttgggaaaatgtttgttttgatTTCTATTTGAATGTgcaattcttctttttattccaGCTATCacatattaatttagtttatactTTGAATGTTCATTGGAGATTTGAATGTTATTTACGCTGATTGTTGATGcatctttatttatttggattttgattCCAACAAGCATTGTCACATCAAGAATCCTACAGTACGTTAGTTTTTTTTTGAAGAGcaattttcactttcttctaTTTAGAATTAGCTTTGGTGGTGGCAGATGTAACTTCTAGGAGAATtagcaattttattttcttgctttGCTTTCATAGAATTAATAGCATTTATTGTGAAGGAGGGGCCACGGCCAAATTTCACTTTTAATGTAATTGCTTTTTTTTAGTGGTCATCACGTTagctttatgtttttttttttgttttttttttattttaaattagtttagattttagataaactttatgtctttttattttcttttattttaaattagtttgaaatgtaggttgagttgtttttaatttctttaatttagttttgcatttaatttaatttaactgtgtttagatatttgcttagtctagtatttggtttagcattttcactctttggactcgattttaaaaaaataactgcaaccacaccagaggtccaaatgctacgttttatgtgtcaaatgaaagatatttgagtctattttcctgggaaaaaaacctcatctcatttagagctctgtagaaaaagttatggataaaacattgagcaaaggtcagagctgtcatgttccagcgtgaattttcgtatttactgtagcagtttcgtttttactgttttaatttcattttcatgcatggtgaaatgtgttgttgcatttaatttcgttttaattgaatttaatgaagtttttacatctgcgttttaatttaatttcattttaatttttctgcattcaccacgcaaacctttcataacccccccacttcgtgttagactcgattctgaaccgcaaaattggtccttgagagacgacctaggaatcacttcctagttatactgcatttcttattatgcaatcaaatttgcatggggtgcgacctccatcaTACACCATTTGTACAACCTTTATACACCCTCTGTACACCCTTTAaacaccttttgtacaccctttatccaccctttatacaccctttatacaaaCTTTGTACAACCTTCCTACACTATTTTACACCCTTTTTTATACCCTTTTTACATCTTTTTGCagtctttctacatatttttgaaaaagaggtggaatgggtgtacaccctttctacatctttcttcatcttcttacacCCTTACTAAACCCTTTCAACCCtatttctacaccctttctacatcacTTCTAACCCCTTTATAGACCATTTGTGCACCCTTCTCcacccttttttaaaaagatgtAGAACGAGTGTACActctttatacaccctttagaCACCTTTTGGTACACCATTTATACACCCCTTGTACAACATTTATAAACCCTTTGTACTCACTTTATACATAATTTGTACATgttttctacatctttcttcatcttcttacacCTTTAATAAACCCTTTCAACTCtatttctacaccctttctacacaaCTTCCAACCCCTTTATATACCATTTCTTCACCcttctacaccctttctacaaatttttataaaatatgtagaatgggtgtacacACTTTATTCACCATTTATACACATTTTGGTACActctttatacaccctttaaaCACCCTTTGTAGACCCTTTATCCAcaatttgtacaccctttatacacattTTGTACACCCTTCCTACACNATTTTTACACCCCTTTCTATCCCCTTTCTATACTCTTTTTACACCTTTCTGTAgtctttctacattttttttaaaagaggtAGAATAGgtgtacaccttttgtacaccttttctacaccctttgtataccctttatacaccctttacaACTAAAGGAGGTGTGTAATTTAACTGAGGAATTGAAAACTtaataactattaaattaacttatatattaactaaccaaatttaaaatatttttaaaaaatatataatacattcaTTAGTAGTGAGTGCTTTTAACCAATTTAATGGAATAAGTTTgttgaattaaaaaacaaaggtaggtaataatgtaatataaatatttaatgttagtattaaagaatttaaataattaattaaccatTTCTTCTagcatatttatatatttaaaatatgtgtttgtgttaaataattttatttatatatagacaTAAGTATGAAATTTATCCTAAAAAGagtatgaaatatataatatatttaaaaaatatcatttaaggTAAATAAAATGTAGATAATAACAAGATGAAAGATTTTTACCGCCGTGATCCGATCTGGATCCAGTGAGTGAGTAttgacttgaaaataaaaacaccaCATAAGAAGAGACAACTGGAAAgcgaagaaagaaagaagagaagaagtaAAATAGCAACACATGACCCAATGCTCACGACCCCACCAAAGGAATAAAACAGGCTGTGGTAGAGCTGTGTGTGGTGCGAAGGTTCCATTTTACCTCTCTACCTTCTTATTGTGCTTTCCTTCCTAACCGAAAAGTGCTTCAAAGCATGGGTGTGGGTGAGAACCGGAGTTTCTTCGGCACCGGAAAGCCATCGCTTCCGGTGTCGCGTTCCGACTCTAACTCTAACCTAAACGAAGGAGGCCTTCGCCGGCGTCTTTCCTCTCTGTCTCTCAAGATCCAAGGCTCCACGGCCGGCGGCGGAGGCGCATCGTATTGGTCGTTTCCCAGATCCAAGTCTCTCTCATCGATGAGTGACTATGCCGGCACCTCTATCAGGAAATGGTGGGACCGGAGCTGGGCTTGGATCCTCTCGAGGAAGCCAATCTTTGTGGCGGATCTCGAAATGAACCACCAGGAAACGAAGCTCCTCGGCTCCCACAACAGAGGCACTTTGAGACATGTTATCTATAAGATGCGCTCTGAGATCCGAAGATTCATCCCTTCTTCTGATCACGCCACACTTCCTCAAACCTCCTCTTGAATTCCAGCTCGTAATGCTTC contains these protein-coding regions:
- the LOC106764167 gene encoding uncharacterized protein LOC106764167; the encoded protein is MGVGENRSFFGTGKPSLPVSRSDSNSNLNEGGLRRRLSSLSLKIQGSTAGGGGASYWSFPRSKSLSSMSDYAGTSIRKWWDRSWAWILSRKPIFVADLEMNHQETKLLGSHNRGTLRHVIYKMRSEIRRFIPSSDHATLPQTSS